The DNA segment GGCGGCACCGACCGCCGGTGTACCGCCCCCAGCGTCGTTGCAGCTCTCGCTCCGCTGCGGTGGGCATCAGACCCGATGGCGCGAACAACATCGACGGCACCGGGTCGTCTTCGGTCAACGGCCGCCCCGCACCGCGAATTGTGTTGATTACCACGATTACTCCGGCGACGAACACGATGACCACAGCGAGCGCGAAGACGATCGACAGGGTGCCCTGAATGAACGTGTTTCTGATGACGTTGTCGAGTTCATGGGCGTCGGCGGCCGAACCGAACGTGGTCTTGCCCGCTTGTTTGGCCGCCAGGTAACGGTAGTGCTGAGCCCAGTAGCCGATGGCTGGATCGGCGGAGAAGATCTTCTGCCATGACGCGGTCAGCGTGACGGCAAGATCCCACAGCAGCGGAACACCGGGTATCCAGGCCCACTTCAGGCGCCCTTTCTTGACGACGATGACGGTGATGACCGTCAGCGAGATCGCCGCCAGCAGCTGGTTGGCGATCCCGAACAGCGGAAATAGGGTGTTGATACCGCCCAACGGATCGGTCACGCCGAGCAGCAGAATGCTGCCCCAGGCCGCGACCACGGTCAGGCTGCACAACCAGACGCCGGGACGCCAGCTCGGATTTTGCAGCTTGCGCATCGGGCCGCCCAGGTTGCCCAAGGCGTCGGAGACCATGAAACGCGCTGCGCGGGTGCCGGCGTCGACGGTGGTCAGGATGAACAGCGCTTCGAACATGATCGCGAAGTGATACCAGAACGCCTTGAGAGCCGCACCGCCGAATGCCCGTTGCAACATTTCGGACATGCCGAACGCCAGTGTGGGTGCCCCACCGGTCCGCGACACGATCGTCTGTTCGCCCACACTGGCAGCGGCCCGGTCGATCTGGTCCGCGGTCACCGGAGCGCCCGACAGGCCAAGCCCGTTGACGTACTGCGCTGCGGTGGCAGCGCTGTCGTGAGTCAGTGCGGACGGCGCATTGAGAGTGAAATACAGATGCTGATCGAGGATGGTTGCGGTAATCAGTGCCACGACCGCGACGAACGACTCGGTGATCATGCCGCCATACCCGATCAGGCGCATCTGGCCTTCTTTCTCCAGCATTTTCGGTGTCGTTCCGGAGGAGATCAGCGCGTGGAATCCGGACAGCGCGCCACATGCGATCGTGATGAACAGGAAGGGAAACAGCGCGCCGGCGAAGACCGGCCCGGTGCCCTCGGTGGCGAACCGCGAGACCGCGGGCGCGGTGATCACCGGACGGGCTATCAACACGCCGATCGCGAGCAGAACGATGGTGCCGACCTTCATGAACGTGGACAGGTAGTCGCGTGGCGCGAGCAGCAGCCACACCGGCAGCACCGACGCCGCAAAGCCGTAGACGATGAGCAGCCAGCCCAGCGTGACCGGTGACAAACTGAATACTGTTGCACCCCAACTCGTATGGGCCACACCATTGCCCGATATCACGGCAAGCAACAGCAGTCCGACCCCGATCAGCGAGACCTCGATCACCCGTCCCGGGCGCAGGAATCGCAGATACCAGCCCATGAATAAGGCGATGGGAATGGTCATGGCGATCGAGAACACCCCCCACGGGCTTTTGGCCAGTGCCCGCACCACCACCAGCGCCAGCACCGCGATCACGATCGTGATGATGACCGGGATGCCGACGAGCGCGGCCACCCCGGCCGCGCCGCCGAGCTCGTCGCGAACCATCTGACCCAGGGAACGGCCACGGCGCCGGGTGGAGATCCACAACACCAGGTAGTCCTGCACACATCCGGCGAGCACCGCGCCGACCACGATCCAGATGGTGCAGGGCAGATAGCCCATCTGGGCGGCCAACACCGGACCCACCAGCGGCCCGGCCCCGGCGATCGCGGCGAAGTGGTGGCCGAATACCACCCGACGGTCCGTCGGCACGTAATCGGTACCGTCGTCGAGGAATTCGGCGGGGGTGGCATGGTCGTCGCGGGGCCGGACGACCTTCGCTTCGATCAGCCGCGCGTAAAACCGGAATCCAATGATATAGGTACAGCCCGCCGCGACCACCAGCCACACCGCGTTTACCGTTTCCCCACGAACGAGCGCAATGATGGCCCAGGCGACCGCGCCGATCACCGCGATCACGCCGAAGAAGATCCGGTGTCGCAGGCCGACAGGGGAGCGGTCGACGATCGCGACCGGCGGCAGGTCGGCGTCGGTGCGGATGTAGCTGACGTCCCCGCAGCGTTCTACGATCCGATCCGGTGCTGCCACCGTCACTCCTCCCGTGATCAACCGTGCGATGTGTTCCCGGTGATCCTTGCAGCTAGCCCGCCTGGGCGGCGAGTGTGCATCTGCCGACGCCGAACCGGCGGCGTGTCCCGTCGCAGGATTCACTCTCGCGGTGCGGTCAGGACAGCGCGCGAACCGCATCGATCGTGTCGGCAGCGGCCGGGCCCTTGTCGTGGCGGTAGCGCACCACCCGGGCAAACCGCAACGCCAGCCCGCCGGGGGGTAGCGCGACGACGCCTGCACCCCGTCGAACGCCACCTCGACCACCTGTTCGGGGCGCAGCTGCACCACGTGCCCGTTGATGGGGCCGATGGCACAAATCCGCTGGTCGCGGGATCACGCGCGCCCAGGTGGATGGTGGACAGCTTTCCGCGCCGGTGCCGGCGCCGGGACGCCGGACAGCGGTTCGCGCCCAAATGAACAACCCCATCGGCCAGCACCGGGGCGATTAAGTACGCTCTTTGCCAACCGAGCCCGGCGACGATGCGGGCCGGCTAGCGCCGCGAGGAGGCCCTGATGGGTATCGCATTGACCGACGACCATCGCGAACTCGCCGAGGTGGCCCGCGCGTTCTTGACCTCGCAGAAGGCGCGCTGGGCGGCGCGGTCACTACTTGACGCGACGGTGGAGACACGGCCGCCCTTCTGGCAGAACATGGTCGAACTCGGTTGGTTGGGTCTGCACATTGACGAGGAGCACGGCGGCTCCGGCTATGGGTTGCCCGAACTGGTGGTGGTGATCGAAGAGCTCGGTCGCGCGCTGGCGCCCGGTCCCTTCGTGCCGACGGTGATCGCGTCGGCGGTGATCGCCAGGGAGGGCACCACCGAGCAGAAGGCGCGGCTGCTGCCGGGGCTGATCGACGGGACCGTAAGCGCGGGTGTTGGCCTTGACGGCAGCGTGCGGGTCGCCGACGGCGTCGCCGATGGCGACGCCGGGATCGTGCTGGGGGCCGGGCTGGCTGAGCTGCTGCTGGTCAGCGCAGGGGACGATGTGCTGGTGCTGCCACGCGAGCGAGCTGGCGTATCCGTCGAGGTACCCAAGAATCTCGATCCGACCCGCCGTTGCGGACGCGTCCACCTGTGCGACGTGGCTGTCACCGCCGACGACATCCTGCCCAGGGCACGGGATTCGGCCCTGGCCCGCGCGCGCACACTGCTGGCGGCGGAGGCGGTCGGTGGCGCGGCCGACTGCGTCGACGCCGCCGTCGCCTACGCCAAGGTGCGTCAGCAGTTCGGCCGCACCATCGCCACTTTCCAAGCGGTGAAACACCATTGTGCGAACATGTTGGTGGCCGCCGAGTCGGCGATCGCCGCGGTGTGGGACGCTGCGCGCGCGGTCGGTGCGGACGAACAGCAGTTCAGGCTGGCCGCGGCGGTGGCGGCGGCGTTGGCGTTCCCGGCGTACACCCGCAACGCCGAACTCAACATTCAGGTGCACGGCGGCATCGGCTTTACCTGGGAGCACGACGCGCACCTGCATCTGCGCCGGGCGCTGGTGAGCGCGGCGCTGCTCGGCGGTGACGCGCCGGCCGACGACGTCTTCGAGCTCACCGCCGCCGGGGTTACCCGGGAAAACAGCCTGGACCTGCCGGCCGAGGCCGAAGAGCTGCGCACCCAGATCCGTGCCGACGCCGCCGAGATCGCCCACCTAGACCCCAAGGCACAGCTCGACAAGCTGATCGAAACGGGCTACGTGATGCCGCACTGGCCCAAACCGTGGGGCCGGGCCGCAAACGCGGTCGAGCAGTTGGTGATCGACGAAGAGTTCCGGGAGGCGGGCGTCAAGCGCCCGGACTACTCGATCACCGGTTGGGTGATCCTGACCCTGATCCAGCACGGAACTCCTTGGCAAGTTGAGCGATTCGTAGCGAAGGCGCTGCGCCAGGAGGAAATCTGGTGCCAGCTGTTCTCCGAACCCGAGGCCGGATCGGATGCGGCCTCGGTCAAGACCCGCGCCACCAGGGTCGACGGTGGCTGGAAGATCAACGGGCAGAAGGTGTGGACCAGCGGGGCGCAGTACTGTGCGCGTGGCCTAGCCACCGTGCGCACCGACCCGGATGCCCCCAAGCACGCCGGCATCACCACGGTGATCATCGACATGAAGGCACCCGGGGTCGAGGTCCGGCCACTGCGCCAGATCACCGGTGGCTCGGAATTCAACGAGGTGTTCTTCAACGACGTCTTCGTTCCCGACGAGGACGTCGTCGGGGCGCCCAACTCCGGGTGGACGGTCGCGCGGGCGACGCTGGGCAACGAGCGGGTCAGCATCGGCGGCAGCGGTTCGCTCTACCAAGGTCTGGCAGCACATCTGGTGCAGCTGACCCAACAGCGCGCAGATCAGTTGGCGGGCGCGCGAATCCGGGTCGGAACCTATCTCGCGGAGGAAAACGCGCTGCGGCTGCTGAACCTGCGCCGCGCCGCCCGCAGCGTCGAAGGCGCGGGCCCGGGACCGGAGGGCAACGTCACCAAGCTGAAGCTGGCCGAGCACATGGTGGAGGGCGCGGCCATCGCGGCGGCCCTGTTGGGGCCCGAGGTGGCGCTGGTCGACGGCCCCGGCGCGATGGCCGGCCGGATGGTCATGGGGGCTCGTGGCATGGCGATAGCGGGCGGCACGTCGGAGGTGACCCGCAATCAGATCGCCGAGCGCATTCTCGGTA comes from the Mycobacterium shinjukuense genome and includes:
- a CDS encoding carbon starvation CstA family protein, with protein sequence MAAPDRIVERCGDVSYIRTDADLPPVAIVDRSPVGLRHRIFFGVIAVIGAVAWAIIALVRGETVNAVWLVVAAGCTYIIGFRFYARLIEAKVVRPRDDHATPAEFLDDGTDYVPTDRRVVFGHHFAAIAGAGPLVGPVLAAQMGYLPCTIWIVVGAVLAGCVQDYLVLWISTRRRGRSLGQMVRDELGGAAGVAALVGIPVIITIVIAVLALVVVRALAKSPWGVFSIAMTIPIALFMGWYLRFLRPGRVIEVSLIGVGLLLLAVISGNGVAHTSWGATVFSLSPVTLGWLLIVYGFAASVLPVWLLLAPRDYLSTFMKVGTIVLLAIGVLIARPVITAPAVSRFATEGTGPVFAGALFPFLFITIACGALSGFHALISSGTTPKMLEKEGQMRLIGYGGMITESFVAVVALITATILDQHLYFTLNAPSALTHDSAATAAQYVNGLGLSGAPVTADQIDRAAASVGEQTIVSRTGGAPTLAFGMSEMLQRAFGGAALKAFWYHFAIMFEALFILTTVDAGTRAARFMVSDALGNLGGPMRKLQNPSWRPGVWLCSLTVVAAWGSILLLGVTDPLGGINTLFPLFGIANQLLAAISLTVITVIVVKKGRLKWAWIPGVPLLWDLAVTLTASWQKIFSADPAIGYWAQHYRYLAAKQAGKTTFGSAADAHELDNVIRNTFIQGTLSIVFALAVVIVFVAGVIVVINTIRGAGRPLTEDDPVPSMLFAPSGLMPTAAERELQRRWGRYTGGRCRRPSIPQHHRT
- a CDS encoding acyl-CoA dehydrogenase translates to MGIALTDDHRELAEVARAFLTSQKARWAARSLLDATVETRPPFWQNMVELGWLGLHIDEEHGGSGYGLPELVVVIEELGRALAPGPFVPTVIASAVIAREGTTEQKARLLPGLIDGTVSAGVGLDGSVRVADGVADGDAGIVLGAGLAELLLVSAGDDVLVLPRERAGVSVEVPKNLDPTRRCGRVHLCDVAVTADDILPRARDSALARARTLLAAEAVGGAADCVDAAVAYAKVRQQFGRTIATFQAVKHHCANMLVAAESAIAAVWDAARAVGADEQQFRLAAAVAAALAFPAYTRNAELNIQVHGGIGFTWEHDAHLHLRRALVSAALLGGDAPADDVFELTAAGVTRENSLDLPAEAEELRTQIRADAAEIAHLDPKAQLDKLIETGYVMPHWPKPWGRAANAVEQLVIDEEFREAGVKRPDYSITGWVILTLIQHGTPWQVERFVAKALRQEEIWCQLFSEPEAGSDAASVKTRATRVDGGWKINGQKVWTSGAQYCARGLATVRTDPDAPKHAGITTVIIDMKAPGVEVRPLRQITGGSEFNEVFFNDVFVPDEDVVGAPNSGWTVARATLGNERVSIGGSGSLYQGLAAHLVQLTQQRADQLAGARIRVGTYLAEENALRLLNLRRAARSVEGAGPGPEGNVTKLKLAEHMVEGAAIAAALLGPEVALVDGPGAMAGRMVMGARGMAIAGGTSEVTRNQIAERILGMPRDPLLN